One window from the genome of Paracoccus zhejiangensis encodes:
- a CDS encoding valine--tRNA ligase, translating to MTMDKSFDATTAEARIAAEWEATNAFAAGANASRKETFTVMIPPPNVTGSLHIGHAFNNTLQDILVRWHRMRGFDTLWQPGQDHAGIATQMVVERRMAERQEPNRREIGREAFVEKIWAWKQESGDTIINQLKRLGASCDWSRNAFTMSGAPGAPKGEEGNFHDAVIRVFVDLYDKGIIYRGKRLVNWDPHFETAISDLEVENREVPGHMWHFKYPLAGGETYEYVERDEDSNVTLRETRNYISIATTRPETMLGDGAVAVHPSDERYAAIVGKFCEIPVGPKAHRRLIPIITDEYPDPTFGSGAVKITGAHDFNDYAVAMRNGIPLYALMDSKGAMREDGLSYEDSAEIATRAAQGEDVGDVSNVNLVPEHLRGLDRYEARERVIDEITAEGLAVTYLHKEIDKETNAEHLERRALVDAKPIMQPFGDRSNVVIEPMLTDQWFVDTQKIVGPALEAVRDGRTQILPEQHKKVYFNWLENIEPWTISRQLWWGHQIPVWYGLDLSLEGQVDDDHDGALDEVEIFALLEEGLVHRDQIHHAAPQFAEVVERFRDSIAGLPQPLEIARVIEVADRAAAIDAFAQGLADYNLSQDPTKLVYPVWRDPDVLDTWFSSGLWPIGTLGWPETTPEMQKYFPTDVLVTGFDIIFFWVARMMMMQMEVVKDVPFHTVYVHGLVRDEKGAKMSKSKGNVIDPLLLIDEFGADALRMTLTSMAAMGRDPKLGPRHVEGFRNFVTKIWNATRFAEMNGVRGGGARPEPSHTVNRWIIGEVARIRLATDEALDTYRFNDAATGLYAFVWGKVCDWYVEFAKPLFDGEHAEETRATMGWVLDQCYLMLHPIMPFVTEDLWRLTGDRTKMLVHGDWPTYGAELIDTDADRQMNWVIALIESIRSARAQMGVPAGAKLDLIVTEADAAARAALAANAPLIERLARVNAPQDGAMAKGMIAVAAQGASFALPIGDVIDAAAESARLDKAKGKAIKDADGLRKRLGNPKFVENAEPEVIEETREKLAALDEDIARLDAALAQLAAM from the coding sequence ATGACCATGGACAAAAGCTTCGACGCGACGACCGCCGAGGCCCGCATCGCGGCCGAATGGGAAGCAACCAATGCCTTCGCGGCGGGGGCCAATGCCTCGCGCAAGGAAACCTTCACGGTGATGATCCCGCCGCCCAACGTCACCGGCAGCCTGCATATCGGCCACGCCTTCAACAACACGCTGCAGGACATCCTGGTCCGCTGGCACCGGATGCGCGGCTTCGACACGCTGTGGCAGCCGGGACAGGACCATGCCGGCATCGCCACGCAGATGGTGGTCGAGCGCCGCATGGCCGAACGGCAGGAGCCGAACCGGCGCGAGATCGGCCGCGAGGCCTTTGTCGAGAAGATCTGGGCCTGGAAGCAGGAATCCGGCGACACGATCATCAACCAGCTGAAGCGTCTCGGCGCGTCCTGCGACTGGTCGAGGAATGCCTTCACCATGTCCGGCGCGCCGGGTGCGCCCAAGGGCGAAGAGGGCAATTTCCACGATGCGGTGATCCGGGTCTTCGTCGATCTCTACGACAAGGGCATCATCTATCGCGGCAAGCGGCTGGTGAACTGGGACCCGCATTTCGAGACCGCGATCTCGGACCTCGAGGTCGAGAACCGCGAAGTGCCGGGCCATATGTGGCATTTCAAATACCCGCTGGCCGGCGGCGAAACCTATGAATACGTGGAGCGCGACGAGGACAGCAACGTCACCCTGCGCGAGACCCGCAACTATATCTCCATCGCCACCACCCGACCGGAGACCATGCTGGGCGACGGCGCGGTCGCGGTTCATCCGTCGGATGAACGTTACGCCGCAATCGTCGGGAAATTTTGTGAAATTCCGGTCGGACCCAAGGCGCACCGCCGCCTGATCCCGATCATCACCGATGAATATCCCGATCCCACATTCGGCTCGGGCGCGGTGAAGATCACCGGGGCGCATGACTTCAACGACTATGCCGTGGCGATGCGCAACGGCATCCCGCTCTACGCGCTGATGGACAGCAAGGGCGCCATGCGCGAGGACGGGCTGTCCTACGAGGACAGCGCCGAGATCGCCACCCGCGCCGCGCAGGGCGAGGATGTTGGCGATGTCTCGAACGTCAACCTCGTCCCCGAACATCTGCGCGGCCTTGACCGCTACGAGGCGCGCGAGCGGGTGATCGACGAGATCACGGCCGAAGGTCTGGCCGTCACCTATCTGCACAAGGAAATCGACAAGGAAACCAACGCCGAGCATCTCGAGCGCCGGGCGCTGGTCGATGCCAAGCCGATCATGCAGCCTTTCGGCGACCGCTCGAACGTGGTGATCGAGCCGATGCTGACCGATCAGTGGTTCGTCGATACCCAGAAGATCGTCGGCCCCGCGCTCGAGGCCGTGCGCGATGGCCGCACCCAGATCCTGCCCGAGCAGCACAAGAAGGTCTATTTCAACTGGCTCGAGAATATCGAGCCCTGGACCATCTCGCGCCAGCTGTGGTGGGGCCACCAGATCCCGGTCTGGTACGGGCTCGACCTGTCGCTGGAAGGCCAGGTCGACGATGATCATGACGGCGCGCTGGACGAGGTGGAAATCTTCGCCCTGCTGGAAGAGGGTCTGGTTCATCGCGACCAGATCCACCATGCCGCGCCGCAGTTCGCCGAGGTGGTTGAGCGTTTCCGCGACAGCATCGCCGGCCTGCCGCAGCCGCTGGAGATCGCCCGGGTGATCGAGGTTGCCGACCGCGCCGCCGCCATCGATGCCTTCGCGCAGGGGCTGGCTGACTATAACCTCAGCCAGGACCCGACCAAACTGGTCTATCCCGTCTGGCGCGACCCGGACGTTCTGGACACCTGGTTCTCCTCTGGTCTCTGGCCCATCGGCACGCTCGGCTGGCCCGAGACCACGCCCGAGATGCAGAAATACTTCCCGACCGATGTGCTGGTCACCGGCTTCGACATCATCTTCTTCTGGGTCGCCCGGATGATGATGATGCAGATGGAGGTGGTGAAGGATGTGCCCTTCCACACCGTCTATGTCCACGGTCTGGTGCGCGACGAGAAGGGCGCCAAGATGTCGAAGTCGAAAGGCAACGTCATCGATCCGCTTCTGTTGATCGACGAGTTCGGCGCCGACGCGCTGCGCATGACCCTGACCAGCATGGCCGCCATGGGCCGCGACCCCAAGCTGGGGCCGCGCCATGTCGAGGGCTTCCGCAACTTCGTCACCAAGATCTGGAACGCCACCCGCTTTGCCGAGATGAACGGCGTCCGCGGCGGCGGCGCGCGGCCCGAGCCGAGCCATACCGTGAACCGCTGGATCATCGGCGAGGTCGCCCGCATCCGCCTTGCCACCGACGAGGCGCTGGACACCTATCGCTTCAACGACGCCGCGACCGGGCTTTATGCCTTTGTCTGGGGCAAGGTCTGCGACTGGTATGTCGAGTTCGCCAAGCCGCTTTTCGATGGCGAACATGCCGAGGAAACCCGCGCCACGATGGGCTGGGTGCTGGACCAGTGCTACCTGATGCTGCATCCGATCATGCCCTTCGTCACCGAGGACCTGTGGCGGCTCACCGGCGACCGCACCAAGATGCTGGTCCATGGCGACTGGCCGACCTACGGCGCCGAGTTGATCGATACTGACGCCGACCGGCAGATGAACTGGGTGATCGCGCTGATCGAGAGCATCCGCTCGGCCCGCGCCCAGATGGGCGTGCCGGCGGGTGCCAAGCTCGACCTGATCGTGACTGAAGCTGACGCGGCCGCCCGCGCGGCACTGGCCGCCAATGCACCGCTGATCGAGCGTCTGGCCCGGGTGAACGCGCCGCAGGACGGTGCCATGGCCAAGGGCATGATCGCGGTGGCGGCGCAGGGGGCAAGCTTCGCCTTGCCCATCGGTGACGTCATCGACGCGGCGGCGGAAAGCGCGCGGCTGGACAAGGCGAAAGGCAAGGCGATCAAGGATGCCGATGGTTTGCGCAAGCGCCTCGGCAACCCGAAATTCGTCGAGAACGCCGAGCCCGAGGTGATCGAGGAAACCCGCGAGAAGCTGGCGGCGCTGGACGAGGATATTGCCCGGCTCGACGCGGCACTGGCGCAGCTGGCGGCGATGTAG
- a CDS encoding DctP family TRAP transporter solute-binding subunit: MKSILTAACGLALMSTAALADPAKCDDGETVVKFSHVTNSDKHPKGIAAQLFADRVNAEMDGKMCVEVYPNSTLYDDDALLEAMLQGDVQLGAPSLSKFEAFTKVFQIYDLPFVFKNIAAVDEFQASEAGAAMKASMERRGILGLEFWHNGMKQLSANKPLITPEDAKGLKFRVQPSDVIIAQFEALGASAQPMAFAEVYGALQTGVVDGQENAWSNIYGQKFYEVQDGTTETNHGVLDYLVVASVDWLDSLDPAVKDQMLTILNEVTVERNGAVNDVDMAARQSILDAGGKIVELDDAQRQAWVDAMKPVWSQFAEGVGQENIDAAQAINEKH, from the coding sequence ATGAAATCGATTCTCACCGCCGCCTGCGGGCTGGCGCTCATGTCCACTGCTGCGCTGGCCGATCCGGCGAAATGCGATGACGGCGAAACCGTGGTGAAATTCAGCCATGTGACCAATTCCGACAAGCACCCCAAGGGCATCGCGGCGCAACTGTTCGCGGACCGGGTGAATGCCGAGATGGATGGCAAGATGTGCGTCGAGGTCTATCCGAACTCGACGCTTTACGATGACGATGCGCTGCTGGAGGCCATGCTGCAGGGCGATGTACAGCTGGGCGCGCCCTCGCTGTCGAAATTCGAGGCCTTCACCAAGGTCTTCCAGATCTATGACCTGCCGTTCGTGTTCAAGAACATCGCGGCGGTGGATGAATTCCAGGCCTCGGAAGCGGGGGCGGCGATGAAGGCCAGCATGGAGCGTCGCGGCATCCTTGGCCTCGAGTTCTGGCACAATGGCATGAAGCAGCTGTCGGCGAACAAGCCGCTGATCACGCCCGAGGATGCCAAGGGGCTGAAATTCCGCGTCCAGCCCTCGGATGTCATCATCGCGCAATTCGAGGCGCTTGGCGCCTCCGCGCAACCCATGGCCTTTGCCGAGGTCTATGGCGCGCTGCAGACCGGCGTGGTCGACGGGCAAGAGAATGCCTGGTCGAACATCTATGGCCAGAAATTCTACGAGGTGCAGGACGGCACCACCGAGACCAACCATGGCGTGCTGGACTACCTGGTCGTGGCCTCGGTCGACTGGCTCGACAGCCTCGACCCGGCGGTGAAGGACCAGATGCTGACCATCCTGAACGAGGTCACGGTGGAACGGAACGGCGCGGTCAACGATGTCGACATGGCGGCGCGGCAGTCGATCCTCGATGCCGGCGGCAAGATCGTCGAGCTGGATGATGCGCAGCGTCAGGCCTGGGTTGATGCGATGAAGCCGGTCTGGTCGCAATTCGCCGAGGGCGTCGGGCAGGAGAACATCGACGCCGCGCAGGCGATCAACGAGAAGCACTGA
- the cydX gene encoding cytochrome bd-I oxidase subunit CydX, translated as MWYFAWILGLPLAALFAVVNAMWLELQEDRRLLNQRRPPRSRDEL; from the coding sequence ATGTGGTATTTCGCCTGGATCCTCGGCCTGCCGCTGGCGGCGCTGTTCGCCGTGGTCAACGCCATGTGGCTGGAACTGCAGGAGGACCGCCGGCTGCTGAACCAGCGCCGGCCGCCACGCTCGCGCGACGAACTTTAG
- a CDS encoding pyridoxal phosphate-dependent aminotransferase, translating to MKTPRFAPIPASLPATVPFVGPETLERQRGAPFAARLGANENGFGPSPRAVAAMAEAAGEIWKYGDSTNHELMAALAAHLGVTPDHLVVGEGIDGLLGLAVRLMIAPGDQVVTSEGAYPTFNYHVAGFGGVLNKVPYRDDAEDPATLAAKAREVGARLTYLANPDNPMGTWSEGRAIEAMLDQLPEGGLLLLDEAYVEFAPASAIPTINADDPRVIRFRTFSKAYGMAGARIAYAFGNPELIAGFNRIRNHFGVNRIAQAGALVALADQDWLEAVKAQVVAARDRIARIGQQNGLTALPSATNFVALDTGRDGAYARALVAGLAEEGVFIRMPGIAPLDRCVRISCGPEAELDLFAEALPKVLARL from the coding sequence ATGAAAACGCCCCGCTTCGCCCCGATCCCCGCCAGCCTGCCCGCCACCGTGCCCTTCGTCGGCCCCGAAACGCTGGAGCGTCAGCGCGGCGCGCCCTTTGCCGCCCGGCTTGGCGCGAACGAGAACGGCTTCGGCCCCTCGCCGCGCGCGGTGGCGGCCATGGCAGAGGCGGCGGGCGAGATCTGGAAATATGGCGACAGCACCAATCACGAGCTGATGGCGGCGCTGGCCGCGCATCTGGGGGTGACGCCGGATCACCTGGTGGTGGGCGAAGGGATCGACGGGCTGCTGGGCCTTGCCGTCCGACTGATGATCGCGCCGGGCGATCAGGTGGTCACGTCCGAGGGCGCCTATCCGACCTTCAACTATCACGTCGCGGGCTTCGGTGGGGTGCTGAACAAGGTGCCCTATCGCGATGACGCCGAGGACCCGGCGACGTTGGCGGCAAAGGCGCGTGAGGTCGGGGCGCGGCTGACCTATCTCGCCAATCCCGACAACCCGATGGGCACATGGAGCGAGGGCAGGGCGATCGAGGCGATGCTGGACCAGCTTCCCGAGGGCGGTCTCCTGCTGCTCGATGAGGCCTATGTGGAGTTTGCCCCGGCTTCGGCCATCCCCACAATCAACGCCGACGACCCGCGCGTCATCCGCTTCCGCACCTTCTCCAAGGCTTACGGCATGGCCGGGGCGCGCATCGCCTATGCCTTCGGCAATCCCGAGCTGATCGCCGGCTTCAACCGCATCCGCAACCATTTCGGGGTGAACCGCATCGCGCAGGCCGGCGCACTGGTGGCGCTTGCCGATCAGGACTGGCTCGAGGCGGTGAAGGCGCAGGTCGTCGCCGCCCGCGACCGCATTGCCCGGATCGGCCAGCAGAACGGCTTGACCGCGCTGCCCTCGGCGACGAATTTCGTCGCCCTCGATACCGGGCGAGACGGGGCCTATGCCCGCGCGCTGGTGGCGGGGCTGGCCGAGGAGGGGGTGTTCATCCGCATGCCCGGTATTGCGCCGCTGGACCGCTGTGTCCGCATATCCTGCGGGCCGGAGGCCGAATTGGACCTCTTCGCCGAGGCTCTGCCAAAGGTTCTGGCGCGGCTCTGA
- a CDS encoding TRAP transporter small permease: protein MSYRYEPKGPVGRFVNSLEENTIAILLGLMTILTFVNVILRYVFQSSLIWGLELTLALFAWLVLLGISYTVKINAHLGVDALINILPAGARKALALMAGALCIFYALLLLKGAWDYWAPFAGYQQTGGRWFPTGFIPTRDRAFYVTEQIPMPAFLAWMGDVFNMGEPYEKLPRLIPYFVLPFGIALLLFRLLQATWQVWTGERQSLIVSHEAEDAVEEVRHLNRGD from the coding sequence ATGAGCTATCGTTACGAGCCGAAGGGTCCGGTCGGGCGCTTCGTCAACAGTCTTGAAGAAAACACCATCGCCATCCTTCTGGGGCTGATGACGATCCTGACCTTCGTCAATGTCATCCTGCGCTATGTGTTCCAGTCCTCGCTGATCTGGGGGCTGGAGCTGACGCTGGCGCTGTTCGCCTGGCTGGTGCTGCTGGGGATCTCCTACACGGTCAAGATCAATGCCCACCTGGGGGTGGATGCGCTGATCAACATCCTGCCTGCGGGCGCACGCAAGGCGCTGGCGCTGATGGCCGGGGCGCTGTGCATCTTCTATGCGCTCTTGCTGCTGAAAGGGGCCTGGGATTACTGGGCGCCCTTCGCCGGCTACCAGCAGACCGGAGGGCGCTGGTTCCCGACGGGCTTCATCCCGACCCGCGACCGCGCCTTCTACGTGACCGAGCAGATCCCGATGCCGGCTTTCCTGGCCTGGATGGGCGATGTGTTCAACATGGGCGAGCCCTACGAGAAGCTGCCGCGCCTGATCCCCTATTTCGTCCTGCCCTTCGGCATTGCACTTTTGCTGTTTCGCCTGCTGCAAGCCACCTGGCAGGTCTGGACCGGCGAGCGGCAGAGCCTGATCGTCAGCCATGAGGCCGAGGACGCCGTCGAGGAAGTCCGCCATCTCAATCGCGGAGACTAG